The Coprobacillus cateniformis DNA window TGCTAAAGAAACAGCTTCATTCAAAGTTAATCCTAAATGCTGATATACATTTTTGACGCATTGATTCATATCAGCCTGACTCCCTGCTAGAGTTCCATTTAATAATCTGACTTGATGATTGTTGATACGAACTGTTCCCATTGATGACTCATAAATACCATCTGGTAATCCTGCGGTTTCTACAGAATCAGTTATCAAAACCACCTTGTCTTTTCCTTTCGTTTTTAAGAGGATTTTAGCAGCTGGATAAGAAACATGTATTCCATCTAATACCAATTCAGCATATACATTTTGATTTATCATCACAGTTCCTGTAACACCCACTTCCCTATGGGTTAGAGGTGTCATTGCATTATAAGTGTGGGTTGCTGATGTAGCACCTAAGTCAATTGCTCTTTGTGCTTCTTGATAGGTCGCATTGGTATGACCCAATGAGACAATAATACCTTTCTCACATAAATAGGGTATCAATTCAGTAGCCCCTTCTAATTCTGGAGCAAGTGATACTTTTTTGACGATATCTTCATTATTATTGACAATAGAAACAAAGTTTTGAATAGTAGGATGGATCATATATTCTTCCGGTTGTGCTCCTTTGTAAACTTTACTGAAAAATGGTCCTTCCATATGAACGCCTAAAATTTGTGCTCCTTCAACTTTTTCTTTATTTTTGACAACATTTTCAATCGCATGTGAAATAGATTCAATAGGCATTGTGACTGT harbors:
- the nagA gene encoding N-acetylglucosamine-6-phosphate deacetylase; protein product: MKKCIINGKVILHDEIVTKNVFIEGDKVVEISERKPEKEDIINAKELYVSPGFIDIHTHGRGGYQVMDSTFESLNAISKASLQTGVTSFLVSTVTMPIESISHAIENVVKNKEKVEGAQILGVHMEGPFFSKVYKGAQPEEYMIHPTIQNFVSIVNNNEDIVKKVSLAPELEGATELIPYLCEKGIIVSLGHTNATYQEAQRAIDLGATSATHTYNAMTPLTHREVGVTGTVMINQNVYAELVLDGIHVSYPAAKILLKTKGKDKVVLITDSVETAGLPDGIYESSMGTVRINNHQVRLLNGTLAGSQADMNQCVKNVYQHLGLTLNEAVSLASYNPAKSLGIDKMGEIKVGNFADIIFFDDNFQIKQTIVKGKVL